One Bythopirellula goksoeyrii genomic window, GAAAGCACGAGCCGCGTAGAGAACATGGTTGGTCTTCGAGTGGGCAATGTAGAAACCGCCTTCGGGCAACGGTCCGTCGTATCCTGGTGGCACTATCAGGTATCGACCTCCCGCACCCCGATCTGGGCCTGGGAAACCGATGTCAATGATCCACGAGAACCACATGTCGTTAACGGCACCGAGTCCCATAGGCGGCTGCTCGATCACCATCGGACCCTGAGACAGGTCTACCGCAGAAAGATAATAGATGGTGTCCGCATTGGCGGTGAGAAACAATGACTTGGAGTCCATCAGGTCGGAGAAGATGACAACGTCGTTGTCCTGTGCACCAATATCGCGAAATCCCTTGCATATCGCGTAGGCAGATGCGCCGCGGAAACTATTGTTGTAGGAGTTCAGTGCACGGGTGAAGTCGAGAGCATCGCGCACCTTCTCAGCGGTTTGTATGCTTGGAGCGCCGTCTTTGTATTCCAACGTGCCAATGCTCGTCTCGACTTTGTTAGGGGTGGTGAGCGACGAGGGTATGCCACTATTCGACTCGGCCGATGCTATACCTTTGAAACAGACCTGTGTGAGGAAGACGATCGCCAGCGTAGAGATTAATGATTTTGTAAAACAAACTTTCATATGTTGCCTCCAATAGTGGTCGTTGTGTAATCGGATAAAATTCTAGCAAGACAAAGAACCCCAATAACTTAAAAACCATCCAAATCGCCCCAACTGGGTTCAAGATAGTTTTTGATAATCAAGCATTGTAGCAATTTTTCTCCCGGAGATATTGTTAAGTTCATGTGAATCAATTTCGAAGCATAGGGAGTGTGAAATAGACACACATTAACATTGCGACGAGAGGAATCAACCATACCCATCCCTGCCAAATCCAGGGCAACCAACGATCCGGTATGAGAATCGCAAACACTCCGATTATGATAGCGCCCAGCGCTGCGGTAGCCATCCACCCATACCAATGCATGGCTGGTAGACCGTTCGCAGATGTGACATCTTGCATGTACTGAGTAGTCTTGAAGGAGAGCAGTCGAGTAGGATAGACCGTAAACATTGCGATATCCTGCTTGAAGGCACTTACATAAGTGACAGCAAATGCCGGCCCGAAAGCGAAAGCGAATCGCCGAAATGCGTGCGAAGCATTCATAACCCGAAACCTCGCACATTGTTCGCAATGTGGCCGATCAGAAAACCATACCAAACTATAAATGTCAGCATCACGGTCAGGGCAATGCGACTGCTTGAGTATTCTCGGTCAATAATTTCTTGCCAAGAGACCCAATAGGCCGGAAGGAGGGCCATTCCAATCGCGATGAAATGCTCCTTGATGTCGAAGAGGCTGATGGTTTGCCAATGCTCGGTTTGCTCGAGAACAGGCTTGATTTCGACACGGAAGTACAAATAGACAATTCCTCCCAGGATCGCCGACAGCACGTAAAGCACAACGACGGCATTGGTGAACGAGTCTGACGACACTGCGCGAAAGCGACCGATGAATGATTCCGGTCGAGTGGGTAGCGGCACCCAGATTGCTACGGCCTGATGAGTAATCGCTCCCAATAGGGCCATCGCGACCAGGCCATGTAGGATTAAGAGTGCTGTTGCCATGAACTCCTACTATAGTAACTGAGTGCAGATAATGAATACGATGGCGCCCGCCAGCCGTGCATTTCAAATTTCGGTGGAAGCATTAACTTGCGAATCAACAATTCACAACTGCTTCGCTACTCGTCGAACGAAAAAATCCGCTTCCAATCGTTTTTCATGCCGACCACGATCCAGCCATTCTGCTTGGCTTCGTCCATTAAGTCCTGCGGGAAAGTACCTATTTTCGAATCGGGGAGTCCGCCCGCCGGGCCGTAGGCATACTCGCGTTCTGGGTCATTGTGATACACGAGCAAGCCAAGCCGAGCTCCGTCGCCACCAGTGGCATACTGCAGCATTTCTTTATCACCGCTCGAGTTGCCAAAGGCAAGAATCGGGCGCTGACCTATGTGCTGGCCGATTCCGACAGGCTTGCCAGCCTTGTCGTCAACGAAGTTCAATTTTGGCAAGCGCATCAGCACAGGCATACCATCTTTCATCTGAAACTCGGTCACGATACTCGAACCGACAACTTGCGGCGGCGCGATGCCGTACACTCGCTGAGTCCAAGGCCGCATAAACTCGATACCTCCGCCGGAAACGATGAACGTCTTGAAGCCCTTCTCGCGCAAGTAAGTCAGTAGTTCGAGCTGGGGCACATAGACGCAATCGGTGTAGAGTTGATGAAAGCGTGGATGTTTGGCGGTGGTAATCCAATCGGTAGTGATCTTTTCAAAATCACTGCTGGTCATGCCGGCGTGCGTCGTCGCGATGATCGCCGCCAACGCGTGCTTCCCCCCTGCGATGAGCTCCTTGAGATCACCATCAATAATCGCTTTGTAAGGCTGCTCCTCTTTCCATTCGGGGTGTTCGGGAGCAAGTGCCTTTACACGATCGAGCGCGAAAGTCAGTTGAGTGTACAATGGCTGCTCGACCCAGAGTGTACCATCGTTGTCGAACGTGGCGATACGATCTTCAGGGGGGACGAAATCGGGGCTTCCTTGTGTCGTTGTTGTTTCAACAAACTTCAAAATTGCCTGCTTAGCAGGGCCGTCATTCCAGGAGGGCAGGGGGTCCTGGGCTTGAATAGTGAAATGACTGGCGAGAAAAATCGACAGCAGACTTCCAGTGTAGAGGATTGTGTTCATCGCTTGATACTCCTTCCTTATGCTTGCGGAAGTGAAGACGCGGGCCGCCTTGTGACAGACGACCCGCGCGAATTGCAATCGGATTGTCGCTCGATTAGTCGGAGTGGGTGCCACTCGTTTTTTTCAACGAATCGAGGATCTGATCGAGGTTATAGCTTGCCGCCATCTGCAGTGGCGGAAACTCCTTATACGACATCAGTTCCTTTTCCCAGAGGAGCTGCCCAATCGGCAGGAGGTTCCAGTCGTAGATGTAAGCCGTACTCGGAGACGCGAGCGCTCCGGCATAGCTTAGTAGCGACTTCGTGTCTGCACCGACGCTGATCTCAAACGGATCGCGCATGATATTGGCGAGTTGGGTCCAGTGGTAAGTTTGGGCCCCCATCAATCCATCCATGGCACCCGCTCCCACCATCGTGTAGTAGAACTTCCAATTCTTATACCGGACTGCAGAAGGCTGTGCGCCGGTGTAGTAGAAAAAGGTATCCCTTGCGGATTCTTCTGACTTGCCTGTCAGGTAGTCAATTTGGTTGACGCCATCGAGCTTGGTCTTCACGATACCAGGATACTTTCCGGCCATG contains:
- a CDS encoding HAD family hydrolase, yielding MNTILYTGSLLSIFLASHFTIQAQDPLPSWNDGPAKQAILKFVETTTTQGSPDFVPPEDRIATFDNDGTLWVEQPLYTQLTFALDRVKALAPEHPEWKEEQPYKAIIDGDLKELIAGGKHALAAIIATTHAGMTSSDFEKITTDWITTAKHPRFHQLYTDCVYVPQLELLTYLREKGFKTFIVSGGGIEFMRPWTQRVYGIAPPQVVGSSIVTEFQMKDGMPVLMRLPKLNFVDDKAGKPVGIGQHIGQRPILAFGNSSGDKEMLQYATGGDGARLGLLVYHNDPEREYAYGPAGGLPDSKIGTFPQDLMDEAKQNGWIVVGMKNDWKRIFSFDE